The Acidobacteriota bacterium genome contains a region encoding:
- a CDS encoding SpoIIE family protein phosphatase, with the protein MPGILAGRPFKTFLLLILTLANVLFLGFQFREILSSQYRPSLESAGLVLKVVGDHLVVEPPFPFGSDGSGEQTPHLPLRAGDRILALQAEGRTPIEAGGLLDWVQALRQLQFGAPWSLLIERPGGEPEPKRMWVPMPPIEAPEVPPAFPWVDLSLKVLLPLLCLVTGLFIGLARREDPRAFTAAMLFLSFANASPARGYIILPPGLREAELVLAVGLFSGWSYLFYRFFSKFPVPSPLERKFPRLKGFLLVFPILFATWNFIWTYTQGVSLAAFHSLDRTLGWLDITLDLGFVCLFGAGFVAIATNLKGPLGPDDRRRLAILGVGSLGVLPAMALYLHRVVLRGPDPEPWVLSAAGAAVGLFPLSFAYAVVKHRVFGIRPIVRRGLRYALLSKGFLFLEGAIVFVSLFYVAGPLLARVSKGQNLSVAALITAALTMVAIQGLKRANRSFMLALDTRFFREAYDGARILKDLVRETEQFAQDPSGLARLVLGKIHDSLHPDQVCLFIRGDLLSKLPLQGVLARRALMVLSMGQPEDFYCFCRMVRGTSADEPPAVSETCPGPFLPSLSRVGRRLAAMVGTEPAALDLVDGELISWPQRPSGEEPHEALERERALLREMNARLFVPLAAHRQILGFVSLGEKRSEEPYSREDKELLLTVARQAGAAFSYAGSVRQDAERLRLKQDMEMARRVQERLLPQRRPTVEGLEYVGHCRPALEVGGDCFDFIELPDGRLGIAVGDVAGKGAAAALLMASLQAMLRVHAGVHGDDVEHLAMDVNKQLCSITEPNRFASLFYGVFDPPGRTLTYVNAGHNPPLLLRAGLGRSLGAGAVQMDRAEVRVERPEWLHSTGPVLGVVKEGRYRRSVLRMEPGDTLVIYTDGIAEAANSTGELYGEARLEDSLLRHRGLAARDLAEALFEDVARFAGEAPQGDDMTLVVAIAARGGGR; encoded by the coding sequence ATGCCAGGGATCCTTGCGGGACGACCCTTTAAGACATTCCTCCTCCTGATTCTGACCCTGGCCAACGTCCTGTTCCTGGGCTTTCAATTTCGAGAAATCCTCTCCTCCCAGTACCGGCCCTCCCTGGAGTCAGCCGGCCTGGTTCTCAAAGTCGTGGGGGACCATCTTGTCGTGGAACCGCCGTTTCCATTCGGGAGCGACGGGTCCGGCGAGCAGACTCCTCATCTCCCGCTGAGGGCGGGGGACCGGATCCTGGCCCTCCAGGCCGAGGGCCGGACGCCCATCGAAGCGGGCGGCCTCCTGGACTGGGTTCAGGCCCTCCGTCAGCTCCAGTTTGGGGCCCCCTGGAGCTTGTTGATCGAAAGGCCCGGGGGCGAACCCGAGCCGAAGCGGATGTGGGTCCCCATGCCCCCCATCGAAGCCCCCGAGGTCCCGCCGGCGTTTCCCTGGGTGGATCTGTCCCTGAAGGTCCTGCTGCCCCTGCTGTGCCTCGTCACCGGCCTGTTCATCGGCCTGGCTCGCAGGGAGGATCCTCGGGCCTTCACGGCGGCCATGCTGTTCTTGAGTTTCGCGAACGCCTCGCCGGCGCGGGGGTACATCATTCTGCCGCCCGGTCTGCGCGAGGCGGAGCTGGTTCTGGCGGTGGGGCTCTTCTCCGGGTGGTCCTATCTTTTCTACCGGTTCTTTTCCAAGTTCCCCGTCCCGTCTCCGTTGGAGAGGAAGTTCCCCAGGCTCAAGGGGTTTCTTCTCGTCTTTCCCATCCTCTTTGCGACCTGGAATTTCATCTGGACCTACACCCAAGGGGTGTCCCTGGCGGCCTTTCACTCCCTGGACCGGACCCTGGGATGGCTGGATATTACGCTGGATCTTGGTTTTGTGTGCCTGTTTGGAGCGGGATTCGTAGCCATTGCGACCAACCTGAAAGGGCCCCTGGGTCCCGACGACCGGAGGAGGCTTGCCATCCTGGGCGTCGGTTCCCTTGGGGTTCTGCCGGCCATGGCGCTTTATCTTCATCGGGTCGTACTTCGAGGTCCGGATCCCGAGCCGTGGGTCCTTTCCGCGGCCGGTGCGGCGGTGGGGTTGTTTCCCCTCTCTTTCGCCTACGCGGTGGTCAAGCACCGGGTCTTCGGAATCCGGCCCATCGTGCGAAGGGGGCTCCGGTACGCCCTCCTGTCCAAGGGGTTCCTCTTCTTGGAGGGCGCCATCGTCTTCGTGTCGCTCTTCTACGTGGCCGGGCCGCTGCTGGCCCGCGTTTCGAAGGGACAAAACCTGAGCGTCGCGGCCCTCATCACGGCCGCCCTCACCATGGTGGCCATCCAGGGGCTCAAGCGGGCGAACCGGAGCTTCATGCTGGCCCTGGACACGAGGTTTTTCAGGGAGGCCTACGACGGCGCGCGGATTCTGAAAGACCTGGTGCGAGAGACCGAACAGTTCGCCCAAGACCCATCGGGCCTGGCCAGGCTCGTTCTCGGCAAGATCCACGATTCGCTTCATCCGGATCAGGTCTGTCTCTTCATTCGGGGCGATCTCCTTTCCAAGCTTCCCCTCCAGGGGGTTCTGGCGAGGCGGGCCTTGATGGTCCTGTCCATGGGGCAGCCTGAGGATTTTTACTGCTTCTGCAGGATGGTCCGGGGGACCTCCGCCGACGAGCCTCCCGCCGTTTCGGAAACCTGTCCTGGCCCCTTTCTTCCAAGCCTGTCACGGGTGGGCCGGCGGCTGGCGGCCATGGTGGGGACGGAGCCGGCCGCCTTGGACCTCGTGGACGGAGAATTGATTTCGTGGCCCCAGCGACCTTCGGGAGAAGAACCTCATGAAGCGTTGGAACGCGAAAGGGCTCTCCTGAGGGAAATGAACGCCCGCCTGTTCGTTCCTCTCGCCGCCCACCGGCAGATCCTCGGTTTCGTCAGCCTGGGCGAAAAGCGGTCCGAGGAGCCCTACTCCAGGGAAGATAAGGAACTTCTGCTCACAGTCGCGCGACAGGCGGGAGCGGCCTTCTCCTATGCGGGGTCCGTGCGCCAGGACGCGGAGCGGCTCCGGCTCAAGCAGGACATGGAAATGGCCCGGAGGGTTCAGGAGCGGCTCCTTCCTCAGCGAAGACCTACGGTGGAAGGGCTCGAATACGTCGGCCATTGCCGGCCTGCGCTCGAGGTGGGCGGGGACTGCTTCGACTTCATTGAATTGCCCGACGGCCGCCTGGGGATCGCCGTGGGGGACGTGGCGGGAAAGGGCGCGGCGGCGGCCCTTCTCATGGCCAGTCTGCAGGCCATGCTGCGCGTCCACGCGGGGGTTCACGGCGACGACGTGGAACACCTCGCCATGGACGTGAACAAGCAACTGTGTTCCATCACCGAGCCCAACCGGTTCGCTTCACTCTTCTACGGAGTCTTCGATCCGCCGGGCCGGACCCTGACCTACGTGAACGCGGGGCACAATCCCCCGCTTCTTCTTCGGGCGGGTCTGGGACGAAGTCTGGGGGCCGGCGCGGTTCAGATGGACCGCGCGGAGGTCCGGGTCGAGCGTCCGGAGTGGCTTCATTCCACGGGACCCGTGCTCGGGGTCGTCAAGGAGGGGAGGTACCGGCGTTCGGTCCTGCGGATGGAGCCGGGCGACACGCTCGTCATTTACACAGACGGGATCGCCGAGGCCGCGAACTCGACCGGAGAACTCTATGGGGAGGCCCGGCTGGAAGATTCCTTGCTTCGGCACCGGGGCCTGGCCGCCAGGGACCTCGCCGAGGCCCTCTTCGAAGACGTGGCACGGTTCGCGGGAGAGGCCCCCCAGGGAGACGACATGACCCTCGTCGTCGCAATCGCCGCTCGAGGGGGAGGGCGATAG
- a CDS encoding response regulator, which translates to MKDQEAPQDGEPYARLCGRCGRPYDAASSDWCECITDHPTLVCPHCRACFCDAGREEITAFWNDAPPSLWKRRLKRRLEREEEPPSQEGNPLRRPLILVADDNDDARLISFRVLEELGYGVVLAKDGMEAYVLACKYLPDLILTDQVMPHMDGRNLSRMVKSSPELSGVRVILMTGLYKRDRERIELLRESLADDFLPKPISFEKLGEVLAGWLKRPEGPGEP; encoded by the coding sequence ATGAAGGACCAAGAGGCGCCCCAGGACGGAGAACCGTACGCCAGGCTGTGCGGGCGTTGCGGACGGCCCTACGACGCCGCGTCGAGTGACTGGTGCGAGTGCATCACGGACCACCCCACGCTGGTGTGTCCCCACTGCCGTGCCTGCTTCTGCGACGCGGGCCGGGAGGAGATCACGGCCTTCTGGAACGATGCCCCGCCCTCCCTCTGGAAAAGGCGGCTCAAGAGACGCCTCGAACGAGAGGAGGAGCCGCCTTCCCAGGAGGGAAATCCGCTGCGCAGGCCCCTGATTCTGGTGGCGGACGACAACGACGACGCCCGGCTGATCTCGTTCCGGGTTCTGGAGGAGTTGGGCTACGGGGTGGTCCTGGCGAAGGACGGCATGGAGGCCTACGTCCTGGCCTGCAAGTACTTGCCGGATCTGATTCTGACCGATCAAGTCATGCCCCACATGGACGGCCGGAACCTGAGCCGGATGGTCAAGTCGAGTCCGGAGCTTTCGGGTGTCCGGGTCATCCTGATGACGGGCTTGTACAAGCGGGACCGCGAACGCATCGAACTCCTCAGGGAGAGCCTCGCCGATGACTTCCTGCCCAAGCCCATCTCCTTCGAGAAGCTCGGAGAGGTGCTCGCGGGATGGCTGAAGCGTCCGGAAGGTCCAGGCGAGCCGTGA
- a CDS encoding NAD(P)H-dependent oxidoreductase, whose amino-acid sequence MNVLIVYAHPNPLSFNHAVKEEIRRGLEQAGHAVRVKDLYGENPKVTLDALDFGSITGGRVPEDILREQEVVLWAEGLVFVYPIWWFSPPAILKGWIDRVFLNGFAFEIGPDGARGLLKHRKALVVTTTGAPEASYEAGKAKEVILRPMTDGTLRFCGIPDVAAKVFFGVPSATENQRKAMLVEAGALGRNF is encoded by the coding sequence ATGAACGTTCTGATCGTCTATGCCCACCCCAACCCCCTGAGCTTCAACCATGCCGTGAAGGAGGAGATCCGTCGGGGATTGGAACAGGCGGGCCACGCCGTCCGGGTGAAGGACCTCTACGGTGAGAATCCCAAGGTCACGCTGGACGCCCTGGATTTTGGCTCCATCACGGGGGGCCGGGTGCCCGAGGATATCCTGCGGGAGCAGGAGGTGGTGCTCTGGGCGGAAGGCCTTGTCTTTGTCTATCCCATCTGGTGGTTTTCCCCCCCGGCCATCCTCAAAGGGTGGATCGACCGGGTATTTCTGAACGGATTCGCCTTCGAGATCGGTCCCGATGGGGCCCGCGGTCTGCTCAAGCACCGCAAGGCCCTGGTGGTGACCACGACGGGCGCACCCGAAGCGAGCTACGAGGCGGGGAAGGCCAAGGAGGTCATCCTGCGGCCCATGACCGACGGCACCCTGCGTTTCTGCGGCATCCCGGACGTGGCGGCCAAGGTCTTCTTCGGGGTGCCTTCGGCCACGGAGAACCAACGCAAGGCCATGCTGGTGGAGGCCGGGGCCCTCGGCCGAAACTTCTGA
- a CDS encoding CusA/CzcA family heavy metal efflux RND transporter, whose amino-acid sequence MDALFGWILRKRWPVLLGTAIGAALGIVAWVRLPVDAFPDVTNVQVMVLTKAPGLSALDVEQRVTHPIELVMGGLPKVTQVRSLSRAGLSQVVVVFKDHVDPYFTRQVVFERLLSAREDLPQGVEPELAPLSTGLGEIFQYTLEGEGFSPMEKRSLQTWLIAPRLRSIPGVTEVNSFGGEVKQYQVVVVPERLVKYGLTLRDVMEALEESNRNAGAGYILKGWEQMYIRGIGLFESVEDVGAVPLRAKDGTPVCIRDLADVRVGPQVRQGAVTRDGRGETVCGMAIMLRGENSKTVVSAVKAAAEELQRSLPEGLRLDVFYDRTALIEACIHTVTKALLEGGVLVILVLLLFLAEFRTAVIVVASLPITFLFTFIVMSALGLSSNLMTLGGIAFSVGMVVDASIVVAENARRHLAENRDPARKGLILVKAMAEVAQPVSFSVLVIALVLVPLFTLQGLEGKMFAPLALALLICLLVSIGVAMVVVPALSSLLLRQVEEKEFMAVRRFHEGYLRVLRRAMDHPKATFGAALAVLVLSLALVPFLGTEFMPPLDEGSIAVNVVRLPNASLEGSVAVGTMLEKRILKFPEVATVVSKTGRAEISEDPMGPEQTDIFIMLKPRREWKTGRSKGELVEALNRDLSQVPGIRLSFSQPIALRVNELISGVKSDLAVKVFGPDLEVLKAFADRAAADIGSIRGSRDVKVEQVTGMAEVQVLPDAEVLARHGVRIGAVNDLLEAAYAGKTVGRFLEGDRRFDIVVRFPEGARADVEALAGLLIPTPGGGRVPLGQAAAIRVSEGPMQVSREGGMRRVVVEANVRGRDLGGFVREVRDRLAPAVRDLPAGYFVEYGGQFENQRRAMRQLALVVPMVLFLILFLLYTALGTARNALLVLLNLPFALVGGVLAATAFGMTLSVSAAIAFIVLLGIAVQNGVVLVAFFKQLRERGLALEETVTEGCRLRFKPLFMTALVSFIGHLPMVYAAGSGADIQRPLAVIVMGGIVTSTLLTLLVLPVLYYAIESRSGRASGGEAGRRDPG is encoded by the coding sequence ATGGACGCGCTCTTCGGTTGGATCCTTCGAAAGAGATGGCCGGTCCTCCTGGGAACCGCGATCGGGGCCGCCCTCGGGATCGTCGCCTGGGTTCGGCTCCCCGTGGACGCCTTTCCCGACGTCACGAACGTCCAGGTCATGGTGCTCACGAAGGCCCCCGGTCTGTCGGCCCTGGACGTGGAGCAGCGGGTCACCCACCCCATCGAACTGGTCATGGGAGGGCTCCCCAAGGTCACGCAGGTCCGATCCCTCTCCCGGGCCGGGCTCTCGCAGGTGGTGGTCGTTTTCAAAGACCATGTGGACCCGTACTTCACCCGCCAGGTCGTCTTCGAACGCCTACTGAGCGCGCGGGAGGACCTCCCGCAAGGGGTGGAGCCCGAGTTGGCCCCCCTGAGCACCGGCCTCGGGGAGATCTTCCAGTACACCCTCGAGGGCGAGGGCTTTTCCCCGATGGAAAAGCGGAGTCTGCAAACCTGGCTGATCGCGCCGAGGTTGAGGAGCATCCCGGGCGTCACGGAAGTCAACAGCTTCGGCGGCGAGGTCAAGCAGTACCAGGTCGTTGTGGTGCCCGAACGATTGGTGAAGTACGGCCTGACCCTTCGCGATGTGATGGAGGCGCTGGAAGAAAGCAACCGAAACGCCGGGGCCGGTTACATCCTCAAGGGTTGGGAGCAGATGTACATCCGAGGGATCGGCCTTTTCGAGAGCGTCGAGGACGTGGGAGCGGTCCCTCTCCGGGCCAAGGACGGAACCCCGGTCTGCATCCGTGACCTCGCGGATGTCCGCGTCGGGCCACAAGTCCGCCAGGGGGCGGTCACCCGCGACGGGAGGGGGGAAACCGTCTGCGGCATGGCGATCATGCTCCGCGGGGAGAATTCCAAAACGGTCGTTTCGGCCGTGAAGGCGGCGGCGGAGGAACTTCAAAGGAGCCTGCCCGAGGGACTTCGCCTGGACGTCTTCTACGATCGGACGGCCCTCATCGAGGCGTGCATCCACACGGTGACCAAGGCGCTCCTGGAAGGGGGAGTCCTGGTCATCCTCGTCTTGCTGCTCTTTCTGGCCGAATTCCGGACGGCCGTGATCGTGGTCGCCTCCCTTCCCATCACCTTCCTCTTCACCTTCATCGTCATGAGCGCCCTCGGCCTGTCCTCAAACCTCATGACGCTCGGCGGCATCGCCTTCTCGGTCGGCATGGTCGTCGACGCCTCCATCGTCGTGGCCGAGAACGCCCGGCGCCACCTCGCGGAGAACCGCGATCCCGCTCGGAAGGGTCTGATCCTGGTGAAGGCGATGGCGGAGGTGGCCCAGCCCGTGAGCTTTTCGGTCCTCGTCATCGCCCTGGTCCTCGTGCCCCTGTTCACTCTGCAGGGCCTGGAGGGCAAGATGTTCGCCCCCCTCGCGCTCGCGCTCCTGATTTGCCTCCTCGTCTCCATCGGCGTGGCGATGGTCGTCGTCCCAGCGCTTTCGTCCCTCCTGCTCCGACAGGTGGAGGAAAAAGAGTTCATGGCCGTTCGCCGGTTTCACGAGGGATACCTGAGGGTCCTGCGGAGGGCCATGGACCACCCCAAGGCCACGTTCGGCGCCGCCCTGGCTGTCCTGGTCCTTTCCCTCGCCCTCGTGCCCTTCCTCGGGACCGAGTTCATGCCCCCCCTGGACGAAGGTTCCATCGCCGTCAACGTGGTGCGGCTTCCCAACGCCTCCCTCGAAGGGTCCGTGGCCGTCGGAACGATGCTGGAGAAGCGCATCCTGAAGTTCCCCGAGGTGGCGACGGTGGTCAGCAAGACGGGTCGCGCGGAAATCTCGGAGGACCCCATGGGGCCCGAGCAAACCGACATCTTCATCATGCTCAAGCCCCGCAGGGAGTGGAAAACGGGCCGGTCCAAGGGCGAACTCGTGGAGGCCCTCAACCGGGACCTCTCCCAGGTTCCGGGCATTCGGCTTTCCTTCTCCCAGCCCATCGCGCTGCGGGTGAATGAGCTGATTTCGGGCGTGAAGAGCGACCTGGCGGTGAAGGTGTTCGGCCCGGACCTGGAGGTTTTGAAAGCCTTCGCGGACCGGGCGGCGGCCGATATCGGGAGCATCCGGGGATCCAGGGACGTGAAAGTAGAGCAGGTTACAGGGATGGCGGAGGTTCAGGTCCTGCCCGACGCGGAAGTCCTCGCACGGCACGGCGTGCGGATCGGGGCGGTGAACGACCTCCTCGAGGCCGCCTACGCTGGAAAGACCGTCGGGCGTTTCCTCGAGGGGGACCGGAGGTTCGACATCGTCGTGCGCTTTCCGGAGGGGGCCCGGGCCGACGTCGAGGCCCTCGCGGGCCTCCTGATCCCCACGCCCGGTGGCGGGCGCGTCCCCCTCGGGCAGGCGGCCGCCATCCGGGTTTCGGAAGGTCCCATGCAGGTGAGTCGGGAAGGAGGAATGCGGAGGGTCGTCGTCGAAGCCAACGTTCGCGGGAGGGACCTCGGGGGATTCGTGCGGGAGGTGAGGGATCGTCTGGCCCCGGCCGTTCGAGACCTTCCGGCGGGCTATTTCGTGGAATACGGAGGTCAGTTCGAGAACCAGCGTCGCGCCATGCGCCAGCTGGCTCTCGTCGTGCCCATGGTCCTCTTCCTGATCCTCTTCTTGCTGTACACCGCGCTCGGGACCGCCCGCAACGCCCTCCTGGTCCTGTTGAACCTACCATTCGCCCTGGTGGGCGGGGTTCTGGCGGCCACGGCCTTCGGAATGACCCTTTCCGTTTCCGCCGCGATCGCCTTCATCGTCCTTCTGGGCATTGCGGTCCAGAACGGAGTGGTGCTGGTGGCCTTTTTCAAGCAGTTGAGGGAACGGGGCCTCGCCCTGGAAGAGACCGTGACCGAAGGCTGCCGCCTGCGGTTCAAACCGCTTTTCATGACGGCGCTCGTGAGCTTCATCGGACACCTTCCCATGGTCTACGCCGCGGGTTCCGGAGCGGACATCCAGAGGCCCTTGGCGGTGATCGTCATGGGAGGGATTGTGACCTCGACCCTTCTGACCCTCCTGGTCCTGCCGGTGCTCTACTACGCGATCGAATCGCGTTCAGGGAGGGCGTCGGGCGGTGAGGCTGGGCGGCGCGACCCCGGCTGA
- a CDS encoding DNA polymerase IV, whose translation MAVWTRIILHADMDAFFASVEQRDDPGLKGRPVVVGGLGPRGVVSTASYEARAFGVRSAMPILEARRRCPQAVFLAPDFGRYREASQRVMEVFRAFSPLVEPLSLDEAFLDMTGSEGLFGPPGAMGGALKKAVREATGGLTASVGLATTKFVAKVASDHRKPDGLTVVPPEGTTDFLRPLDASKIWGVGPRTRDILLSMGLATIGDVASASEFSLRGRLGESGAQVLRLARGLDDREVVPDRDTRSVGAEKTLDFDASGAESLLPHLRRAAERVAEQLRSEGFKAGAVRVKLKTSRFRLLTRQAPLSRPSDSWKEIFQAAEGLLPRFDLTEPMRLVGLAAIDLRPAGTAVQGELFEDSGRERERTLERTVDALRARFGPHALDWGGSRGGGQKQR comes from the coding sequence ATGGCGGTCTGGACTCGGATCATCCTCCACGCGGACATGGACGCCTTCTTTGCGTCCGTGGAGCAGAGAGACGACCCGGGCCTGAAGGGGCGGCCCGTGGTGGTGGGCGGCTTGGGGCCCAGAGGCGTGGTCTCCACGGCCAGTTACGAGGCCCGGGCCTTCGGCGTCCGCAGCGCCATGCCCATCCTGGAGGCCCGACGCCGCTGTCCCCAGGCCGTCTTTCTTGCTCCTGATTTTGGACGGTACAGGGAAGCCTCCCAGCGCGTCATGGAGGTGTTCCGCGCTTTTTCGCCCCTGGTTGAACCTCTGAGCCTGGACGAGGCTTTTCTTGACATGACGGGTTCCGAAGGACTCTTCGGACCGCCAGGAGCCATGGGCGGCGCCCTCAAGAAGGCCGTGAGGGAGGCCACGGGGGGCCTCACAGCATCCGTGGGACTGGCCACCACCAAGTTCGTCGCGAAGGTGGCCAGCGACCACCGCAAGCCCGATGGACTCACGGTGGTGCCGCCGGAAGGAACGACGGATTTTCTCCGGCCCTTGGACGCATCGAAGATCTGGGGTGTCGGGCCGCGGACCCGGGACATCCTCCTCTCCATGGGACTGGCCACCATCGGGGACGTGGCGAGCGCCTCCGAGTTCTCGCTCCGCGGCCGCCTCGGGGAATCGGGGGCCCAGGTCCTCCGCCTGGCCAGGGGGCTCGACGACCGGGAGGTGGTGCCTGATCGGGATACCCGCAGCGTGGGCGCCGAGAAGACGCTGGACTTCGATGCGTCAGGAGCGGAGTCTCTCCTTCCGCACCTCCGCAGGGCCGCCGAGCGCGTGGCCGAACAGCTCCGGAGCGAGGGATTCAAGGCCGGTGCCGTGCGAGTCAAGCTCAAGACCTCCCGGTTCCGGCTCCTGACTCGTCAGGCCCCCCTCTCCCGGCCTTCCGATTCCTGGAAAGAGATATTCCAGGCCGCCGAGGGACTGCTTCCCCGCTTCGATTTGACCGAGCCCATGCGCCTGGTCGGCCTCGCCGCCATCGACCTCAGGCCCGCTGGGACGGCCGTTCAGGGAGAGCTGTTTGAAGACTCCGGGAGGGAACGGGAGCGCACCCTGGAGCGCACGGTGGACGCCCTCCGTGCCCGATTCGGACCCCATGCCCTCGACTGGGGCGGGTCGAGGGGAGGGGGACAGAAGCAGCGATGA
- a CDS encoding efflux RND transporter periplasmic adaptor subunit yields MNGKTWPVAPLACLACATILSLASGCGGGGVSARADHAQAGAPEAERSDLDRTVEELKSERCEHEIPAYTCDECRYEVGVAKVPREILDPREGGTVETVRAGVREVGGGRDLNGEVQLDAERSVFVGPVVPGTVRSILVDVGERVSEGQVLYQVDSPELRRTKAEYARSASALDLARATERRESDLFAKGICPERDLLEARAALRMAEAEHGAAAGALVSMGMTDRDLSTLARSPDSSGLMPVRAPFSGVVLERSLSLGALVQPGDRALLLADTSRMWVQTTLYEQDFAALLAAPPGEPVAAEVTLAAYRGRVFKGRVERVGGTMDEATRTATARVVVDNPDNLLRAGMFARVKLRLDTRGGLALPEESILEDEGRFFAFVHLEGPYFIRRPVTPGRREGGWVEVLAGVSPGETVVSRGAFLLKSDVLRSKMGAGCAD; encoded by the coding sequence ATGAACGGAAAGACCTGGCCTGTAGCTCCCCTGGCGTGCCTGGCCTGCGCGACGATTCTCTCGCTCGCATCCGGTTGCGGGGGAGGGGGAGTCTCCGCGAGGGCGGACCACGCGCAGGCGGGTGCCCCCGAGGCGGAGCGCTCGGACCTGGACCGCACCGTGGAGGAGCTGAAGTCCGAACGGTGCGAACACGAAATCCCCGCCTACACGTGCGACGAATGCCGCTACGAGGTGGGCGTGGCGAAGGTACCCCGCGAAATCCTGGATCCACGGGAGGGGGGTACGGTGGAGACGGTTCGGGCCGGGGTTCGCGAGGTGGGTGGAGGAAGGGACCTGAACGGGGAGGTCCAGCTCGACGCGGAACGGTCCGTGTTCGTCGGCCCGGTAGTGCCCGGCACAGTCCGGAGCATCCTGGTGGATGTGGGCGAACGGGTTTCGGAGGGGCAGGTCCTCTACCAGGTGGATAGCCCCGAGCTTCGCCGGACGAAGGCGGAGTATGCGCGTTCGGCTTCCGCGCTGGATCTCGCCCGGGCGACGGAGCGACGGGAGTCCGACCTCTTCGCGAAGGGGATCTGCCCCGAGCGGGACCTCCTCGAAGCCCGGGCCGCCCTTCGGATGGCCGAGGCCGAGCACGGGGCGGCGGCAGGGGCGCTGGTCAGCATGGGAATGACAGACCGGGACCTTTCCACGCTCGCTCGCTCACCCGATTCCTCCGGTCTCATGCCCGTCCGCGCTCCCTTCTCCGGAGTCGTCCTCGAGCGTTCCCTGAGCCTGGGCGCCCTGGTTCAACCGGGGGACCGGGCGCTCCTGCTCGCCGACACCTCGCGCATGTGGGTTCAAACGACGCTGTACGAACAGGATTTTGCCGCCCTCCTGGCGGCCCCTCCCGGAGAACCCGTGGCGGCGGAGGTCACCCTCGCCGCCTATCGGGGGCGCGTTTTCAAGGGCCGGGTCGAACGGGTGGGCGGAACGATGGACGAGGCCACCCGCACGGCCACCGCGAGGGTCGTCGTGGACAACCCGGACAACCTTCTGCGGGCGGGAATGTTCGCCCGTGTGAAACTCCGGCTCGACACCAGGGGAGGGCTCGCCCTTCCCGAGGAGTCCATCCTCGAAGACGAGGGGCGCTTTTTCGCGTTTGTTCACTTGGAGGGCCCTTATTTCATCCGCCGGCCCGTCACCCCGGGCAGGAGGGAGGGGGGATGGGTGGAGGTCCTCGCCGGGGTTTCGCCCGGGGAGACGGTGGTCTCCAGGGGCGCGTTCCTCTTGAAGTCGGACGTCTTGCGCTCCAAGATGGGCGCCGGATGCGCGGACTGA
- a CDS encoding YtxH domain-containing protein: MKRETSNVLVAFLLGAVAGGVTALLLAPASGAETRKKIKDSLMTAKDKALQELEHAKEYASVQKEAIKEAYIEGKEAYQRSLKKHSEA, from the coding sequence ATGAAGAGAGAAACCTCTAACGTTCTGGTCGCGTTTCTTCTTGGCGCCGTGGCAGGGGGAGTGACCGCCCTGCTTCTGGCTCCGGCTTCGGGCGCCGAAACCCGGAAGAAGATCAAGGATTCCTTGATGACCGCCAAGGACAAGGCCCTCCAGGAACTGGAGCACGCCAAGGAGTATGCCTCGGTCCAGAAGGAGGCCATCAAGGAGGCCTACATCGAGGGCAAGGAGGCCTACCAGCGCTCCTTGAAAAAGCACTCCGAGGCCTAG
- a CDS encoding peptidylprolyl isomerase — translation MSQTETIGPDRIVSIHYTLSTDGDQVIETSEGDEPLTYLHGHGHVIPGLEKALFGKKPGDTGTFVVAPEDGYGPHDPERVVREPRKRFGFDVQAGMILQAQLEDGSQHPFQVVAVDEAEVTLDGNHPLAGKTLHFAVRVLDVREATTDELAHGHAHGPGCHHDH, via the coding sequence ATGAGCCAGACCGAGACCATCGGGCCCGATCGCATCGTCTCCATCCATTACACCCTTTCCACCGACGGCGACCAGGTGATCGAGACCAGCGAGGGCGACGAGCCCCTGACCTATCTTCACGGCCACGGGCACGTGATCCCGGGGCTCGAAAAGGCCCTCTTCGGAAAGAAGCCGGGGGACACGGGGACCTTCGTGGTGGCGCCCGAGGACGGGTACGGGCCCCACGATCCCGAACGGGTGGTGCGAGAGCCCCGAAAGCGTTTCGGTTTCGACGTGCAGGCCGGGATGATCCTGCAGGCCCAGCTCGAGGACGGATCCCAGCATCCCTTCCAGGTCGTGGCCGTGGACGAGGCCGAAGTGACCCTGGACGGTAACCATCCCCTCGCGGGCAAGACGCTTCACTTCGCCGTCCGGGTGCTTGATGTCCGCGAGGCCACCACGGACGAACTCGCCCACGGCCACGCCCACGGCCCGGGTTGCCACCACGACCACTGA